From Xylocopa sonorina isolate GNS202 chromosome 2, iyXylSono1_principal, whole genome shotgun sequence, a single genomic window includes:
- the Viaf gene encoding viral IAP-associated factor, translating to MQDPNEDTEWNDILRRKGIIPEKEKEVTEDQIIDIVENTINEKTGRAANDLQNKTLDELDELEDEEDEKVLLEYRRKRIAEMKELASKCKYGEVKEISAEDYVQEVNNAGDDIWVVLHLYKSGIPLCALINQYLANLARKFPATKFLKSISTTCIPNWPDSNLPTIFIYHNGSMVKQIIGPVELRGMKLTEAELEWMLGQAEAVPSKMTEDPKPKVRDVLFSTLRYETDDVADSNDW from the exons ATG CAAGATCCGAATGAAGATACAGAGTGGAATGACATTCTCAGGAGGAAAGGAATCATAcccgagaaagagaaagaggttACAGAGGATCAGATAATTGATATTGTTGAAAATACTATAAACGAGAAAACTGGGCGTG CTGCTAACGATTTGCAAAATAAAACTTTGGATGAATTGGACGAATTAGAGGATGAAGAAGATGAGAAGGTTCTATTGGAATATCGGCGAAAGAGAATAGCAGAAATGAAGGAGTTAGCTAGCAAATGCAAATATGGCGAAGTTAAAGAAATATCGGCAGAGGATTATGTCCAAGAAGTGAACAATGCTGGAGACGATATTTGGGTTGTACTCCATTTATATAAATCTGG caTACCACTCTGTGCATTAATAAATCAATACTTAGCTAACTTAGCGAGAAAATTTCCTGCGACTAAATTCTTAAAAAGCATTTCTACCACTTGTATTCCTAACTGGCCAGACAGTAATCTTCCTACCATATTTATTTACCATAATGGAAGTATGGTGAAACAAATTATTGGACCCGTAGAATTAAGAGGCATGAAATTAACCGAAGCAG AACTCGAATGGATGTTAGGACAAGCAGAAGCTGTGCCTTCAAAAATGACCGAAGATCCAAAACCCAAAGTTAGGGACGTATTATTTTCTACATTAAGGTATGAAACTGATGATGTTGCCGACAGTAACGACTGGTAA